From one Oscillospiraceae bacterium genomic stretch:
- a CDS encoding transposase, whose protein sequence is MELPNRKPTRLQDYDYSRPGAYFVTICTKDRRKILSEIIVGGDVLDAPQNILYPYGKIANKHLLSMCNFYDNISITKYVIMPNHIHLLIQIADSDNGPPRTSVPTKSLLSNFVSTFKRFCNKECGENVWQRSFHDHIIRDERDYLKIAEYIETNPLKWESDCFYNAEK, encoded by the coding sequence ATGGAATTACCAAATAGAAAACCAACACGATTACAGGATTATGATTATTCCCGACCGGGTGCATATTTTGTAACAATCTGCACGAAAGACAGACGTAAAATTTTGTCTGAAATTATTGTAGGGGGCGACGTCCTCGACGCCCCGCAAAACATACTATATCCATACGGGAAAATAGCAAATAAACATCTTTTGTCTATGTGCAATTTTTATGATAATATATCAATTACAAAATATGTGATTATGCCAAATCATATTCACCTGCTGATACAAATCGCAGATAGCGACAACGGACCGCCGAGGACGTCGGTCCCTACAAAATCTTTGCTTTCAAATTTTGTCAGCACTTTCAAGCGATTCTGTAATAAAGAATGTGGCGAAAATGTGTGGCAACGCTCTTTCCATGACCATATTATCCGTGATGAACGAGATTATCTGAAAATAGCGGAATATATCGAAACCAATCCCTTAAAATGGGAATCGGATTGCTTCTATAATGCCGAAAAATAA